The following are encoded in a window of uncultured Pseudomonas sp. genomic DNA:
- the murA gene encoding UDP-N-acetylglucosamine 1-carboxyvinyltransferase encodes MDKLIITGGVRLDGEIRISGAKNSALPILAATLLGDAPVTICNLPHLHDITTMIELFGRMGIEPIIDEKLSVEVDARAIKTLVAPYELVKTMRASILVLGPMVARFGYAEVALPGGCAIGSRPVDLHIRGLEAMGAIIDVEAGYIKAKAPEGGLRGAHFFFDTVSVTGTENIMMAATLAKGRSVLENAAREPEVVDLANCLIAMGAKISGAGTDTIIIDGVERLHGARFSVMPDRIETGTYLVAAAITGGRVKVKDTDPTTLEAVLSKLQEAGAEVTCGNDWIELNMHGKRPKAVNLRTAPYPAFPTDMQAQFVALNAVAEGTGTVIETVFENRFMHVHEMIRMGAQIQVEGNTAIVTGTDKLKGAPVMATDLRASASLVISALIAEGDTLIDRIYHIDRGYECIEEKLQMLGAKIRRVPG; translated from the coding sequence ATGGACAAACTGATTATTACCGGCGGTGTGCGCCTTGATGGCGAAATCCGCATTTCCGGGGCGAAGAACTCTGCCCTGCCGATTCTTGCCGCGACCCTGCTCGGCGACGCCCCTGTCACTATCTGCAACCTGCCGCACCTGCACGACATCACCACCATGATCGAGCTGTTCGGGCGCATGGGGATCGAGCCGATCATCGACGAGAAGCTCAGCGTTGAAGTCGATGCGCGGGCGATCAAGACCCTGGTTGCGCCCTATGAGCTGGTCAAAACCATGCGCGCCTCGATCCTGGTGCTGGGCCCGATGGTCGCACGCTTTGGTTATGCCGAAGTGGCCCTGCCGGGTGGTTGCGCGATCGGCTCGCGTCCGGTTGACCTGCACATCCGTGGCCTCGAAGCCATGGGCGCGATCATTGATGTTGAGGCTGGCTACATCAAGGCCAAAGCCCCAGAGGGCGGCCTGCGTGGCGCGCACTTCTTCTTCGATACCGTCAGTGTGACCGGTACCGAAAACATCATGATGGCCGCGACACTGGCTAAAGGCCGTAGCGTGCTGGAAAACGCTGCACGCGAGCCGGAAGTGGTCGACCTGGCCAACTGCCTGATCGCCATGGGCGCGAAAATCAGCGGTGCCGGCACCGACACCATCATCATTGATGGCGTTGAGCGCCTGCACGGTGCGCGTTTCAGCGTGATGCCCGACCGTATCGAAACCGGCACCTACCTGGTGGCTGCGGCGATCACCGGCGGCCGCGTCAAGGTCAAGGACACCGACCCGACCACCCTCGAGGCGGTGTTGTCCAAGCTTCAGGAAGCCGGTGCGGAAGTCACCTGTGGCAATGACTGGATCGAGCTGAATATGCATGGCAAGCGGCCTAAGGCCGTGAACCTGCGCACGGCTCCGTACCCGGCGTTCCCGACTGACATGCAGGCGCAGTTCGTTGCGTTGAATGCGGTTGCCGAGGGCACCGGCACGGTGATCGAAACCGTGTTCGAAAACCGCTTTATGCACGTGCATGAAATGATTCGCATGGGCGCGCAGATTCAGGTCGAAGGCAACACGGCCATCGTCACCGGCACCGATAAGCTCAAGGGCGCGCCGGTTATGGCGACGGATCTGCGTGCGTCGGCCAGCTTGGTGATCTCGGCGCTAATTGCCGAGGGTGACACGCTGATCGACCGGATCTATCACATCGACCGCGGCTACGAGTGCATCGAAGAGAAGCTGCAAATGCTGGGTGCCAAGATTCGCCGGGTGCCAGGTTGA
- the hisC gene encoding histidinol-phosphate transaminase — protein sequence MSKFWSPFVKDLVPYVPGEQPKLAKLVKLNTNENPYGPSPKAIAAMQAELNDSLRLYPDPNSDRLKQAVADYYGVQTAQVFVGNGSDEVLAHAFHGLFQHGQPLLFPDISYSFYPVYCGLYGIAAEQIALDEQFQIRVEDYARPNGGIIFPNPNAPTGCALGLDAIERLLKANTDTVVLVDEAYIDFGGETAISLVDKYPNLLVSQTLSKSRSLAGLRVGIAVGHPDLIEALERIKNSFNSYPLDRMAIAGAAAAFEDKAYFQETCQRVIDSRDAVVGGLEKLGFAVLPSAANFVFARHPDKDAATLAAGLREQGVIVRHFKQPRIAQFLRITIGTPEQNQALLDALQGL from the coding sequence ATGAGCAAATTCTGGAGCCCCTTCGTCAAAGACCTGGTGCCCTATGTGCCGGGTGAGCAGCCGAAACTGGCCAAGCTGGTCAAGCTCAACACCAACGAAAACCCCTACGGCCCGTCGCCCAAGGCAATCGCGGCCATGCAGGCCGAGCTGAATGACAGCCTGCGTCTGTACCCGGACCCCAATAGCGACCGCTTGAAGCAGGCTGTGGCCGATTATTACGGCGTGCAGACCGCTCAGGTGTTCGTCGGCAACGGCTCCGATGAGGTGCTGGCGCATGCCTTCCACGGCTTGTTTCAGCACGGCCAGCCGTTGCTGTTCCCGGATATCAGCTACAGCTTTTATCCGGTGTATTGCGGCTTGTACGGCATTGCCGCCGAGCAGATTGCTTTGGATGAGCAGTTCCAGATTCGCGTCGAAGACTATGCGCGGCCCAATGGCGGCATTATCTTCCCTAACCCGAACGCACCGACCGGCTGCGCCCTGGGACTGGACGCCATCGAGCGTTTACTCAAGGCGAACACCGATACGGTGGTGCTGGTCGATGAGGCGTATATCGACTTTGGCGGTGAGACAGCGATCAGCCTGGTGGACAAGTATCCGAACCTGCTGGTTAGCCAGACGTTGTCCAAGTCGCGCTCGCTTGCCGGTTTGCGCGTGGGTATCGCGGTCGGTCATCCAGACCTGATCGAGGCGCTGGAGCGGATCAAGAACAGCTTCAACTCTTATCCGCTGGATCGCATGGCGATTGCTGGAGCGGCGGCGGCATTCGAGGACAAGGCGTATTTCCAAGAGACCTGCCAGCGGGTGATCGACAGCCGTGACGCGGTAGTCGGCGGTTTGGAAAAGCTGGGCTTTGCGGTGCTGCCGTCAGCGGCGAACTTCGTGTTTGCCCGCCATCCGGATAAAGATGCGGCGACGCTGGCTGCTGGTTTACGTGAGCAGGGGGTGATCGTGCGCCACTTCAAACAGCCGCGTATTGCTCAGTTTCTGCGCATCACCATCGGCACGCCGGAGCAGAACCAGGCGTTACTGGATGCCCTGCAAGGCCTGTAA
- the algW gene encoding Do family serine endopeptidase AlgW → MLKALRPFGWPLLVGVLLALLIMQYFPQWVGLPRQDVHVRQAPFYSRMQEGPVSYADAVTTASPAVANLYTTKFAKKPSHPLFEDPQFRKFFGDNLPKQRRMESSLGSAVIMSPEGYLLTNNHVVADADQIVVALKDGRETLARLIGSDPETDLAVLKIDLPDLPFITLGRSDNIRIGDVSLAIGNPFGVGQTVTMGIISATGRNQLGLNTYEDFIQTDAAINPGNSGGALVDAYGNLVGINTAIFSKSGGSQGIGFAIPTKLAMDVMQAIIEHGQVIRGWLGIEVQPLTPELAESFGLDGRPGIVVAGLYRDGPAQKAGLQPGDLILSIDGEASSDGRRSMNQVARTKPGDTISIDILRNGKPLQLTAEVGVRPPANGN, encoded by the coding sequence ATGCTCAAGGCCCTACGTCCCTTCGGCTGGCCCCTGCTGGTCGGCGTGCTCCTGGCACTGCTGATCATGCAGTATTTTCCGCAATGGGTCGGTTTACCGAGGCAGGACGTGCACGTGCGCCAAGCGCCCTTCTACAGCCGCATGCAGGAGGGCCCGGTGTCCTATGCCGACGCGGTCACCACCGCCTCCCCTGCGGTAGCCAACCTGTACACCACCAAGTTCGCTAAAAAGCCGAGCCATCCGCTGTTCGAAGACCCGCAGTTCCGCAAGTTTTTCGGTGACAACCTGCCCAAGCAGCGGCGTATGGAGTCGAGCCTCGGCTCGGCGGTGATCATGAGCCCGGAAGGTTACCTGCTGACCAACAACCACGTGGTCGCCGATGCCGACCAGATCGTCGTGGCCTTGAAAGATGGCCGTGAAACCCTGGCACGACTGATTGGCAGCGACCCGGAAACCGATCTCGCAGTATTGAAAATTGATCTGCCTGACCTGCCGTTCATCACCCTCGGCCGCTCCGACAACATCCGCATTGGCGACGTTAGCCTGGCCATTGGCAACCCCTTCGGTGTCGGCCAGACCGTGACCATGGGCATCATCAGCGCAACCGGGCGCAACCAGCTGGGCCTCAACACCTACGAAGACTTTATCCAGACTGACGCAGCGATCAACCCCGGCAACTCGGGCGGTGCGCTGGTGGATGCTTACGGCAACCTGGTCGGCATTAACACCGCGATCTTCTCCAAGTCCGGCGGCTCGCAAGGCATTGGCTTTGCCATTCCAACCAAACTGGCAATGGATGTGATGCAGGCGATTATTGAGCACGGCCAGGTGATTCGTGGCTGGCTGGGCATTGAGGTGCAACCCTTGACGCCAGAGCTGGCCGAATCTTTTGGCCTGGACGGTCGCCCTGGCATCGTGGTGGCCGGTCTTTACCGTGACGGCCCGGCGCAGAAAGCCGGCCTGCAACCGGGCGACCTGATCCTCAGCATCGACGGCGAGGCTTCCAGTGACGGTCGCCGCTCGATGAATCAGGTGGCGCGCACTAAACCCGGCGATACGATCAGCATCGACATCCTGCGCAACGGCAAGCCACTGCAATTGACCGCAGAAGTCGGCGTAAGGCCGCCCGCCAACGGCAACTGA
- the hisD gene encoding histidinol dehydrogenase, whose protein sequence is MTAPIAIRRLNAADQDFAQHLDHLLSWESVSDDAVNQRVLDIIKAVRERGDAALVEFTKQFDGLDVASMADLILPRERLELALSRITPEQRSALEVAAERVRSYHERQKQDSWSYTEADGTVLGQKVTPLDRAGLYVPGGKASYPSSVLMNAIPAKVAGVPEVVMVVPTPRGEINEIVLAAACIAGVDRVFTIGGAQAVAALAYGTESVPPVDKIVGPGNIYVATAKRHVFGKVGIDMIAGPSEILVVCDGQTDPDWIAMDLFSQAEHDEDAQSILVSPDAAFLDRVAASIAKLLPTLERESIARTSLEGRGALIQVADMAQAIEVANRIAPEHLELSVDNPEQYLPLIRHAGAIFMGRYTAEALGDYCAGPNHVLPTSGTARYSSPLGVYDFQKRSSIIHCSAEGASELGKVASVLARGESLTAHARSAEYRIKN, encoded by the coding sequence ATGACCGCTCCTATCGCTATCCGCCGACTCAATGCCGCTGACCAGGACTTTGCCCAGCATCTGGATCATCTGCTGAGCTGGGAAAGTGTCTCGGACGATGCGGTCAATCAGCGCGTGCTCGACATCATCAAGGCCGTGCGTGAGCGTGGCGATGCCGCGTTGGTCGAGTTCACCAAGCAGTTCGACGGCTTGGATGTCGCTTCCATGGCGGATCTGATCCTGCCGCGCGAGCGTCTGGAGTTGGCCCTGAGCCGCATCACCCCAGAGCAGCGCAGTGCCTTGGAAGTGGCGGCCGAGCGTGTGCGCAGCTACCACGAGCGGCAAAAGCAGGACTCCTGGAGCTACACCGAGGCCGACGGCACGGTGTTGGGGCAGAAGGTCACGCCGCTGGACCGTGCTGGCCTGTACGTGCCGGGCGGTAAGGCCTCGTACCCATCTTCGGTGTTGATGAACGCCATTCCAGCCAAGGTCGCCGGCGTGCCGGAAGTGGTCATGGTGGTGCCGACCCCGCGTGGCGAGATCAACGAGATCGTCCTGGCGGCGGCCTGCATTGCCGGCGTTGACCGGGTGTTCACCATCGGTGGTGCCCAGGCTGTCGCCGCGTTGGCCTATGGCACCGAAAGTGTGCCACCGGTGGACAAGATCGTCGGCCCCGGCAACATCTATGTTGCCACCGCCAAGCGTCACGTGTTCGGCAAGGTGGGTATCGATATGATCGCCGGGCCTTCGGAAATCCTTGTGGTCTGCGACGGCCAGACCGATCCGGACTGGATCGCCATGGACCTGTTCTCCCAGGCCGAGCACGACGAAGACGCCCAGTCGATCCTGGTCAGCCCGGACGCCGCCTTCCTCGATCGCGTCGCTGCAAGCATCGCCAAATTGCTGCCGACCCTGGAGCGCGAAAGCATTGCCCGTACCTCCCTGGAAGGCCGTGGCGCGCTGATTCAAGTCGCGGATATGGCTCAGGCCATTGAAGTGGCCAATCGCATCGCCCCGGAGCATTTGGAGTTGTCGGTGGATAATCCCGAGCAATACTTGCCATTGATTCGCCATGCCGGCGCGATCTTTATGGGCCGTTACACCGCCGAAGCCTTGGGCGACTACTGCGCCGGGCCCAACCATGTGCTGCCGACCTCCGGCACCGCGCGCTATTCCTCGCCGTTGGGGGTGTATGACTTCCAGAAGCGCTCGTCGATCATCCATTGTTCAGCCGAGGGTGCGTCCGAGTTGGGCAAGGTCGCCAGCGTGCTGGCCCGTGGCGAGTCGCTGACCGCCCACGCCCGCAGCGCCGAGTACCGCATCAAGAACTAA
- the cysD gene encoding sulfate adenylyltransferase subunit CysD, with translation MLDKLTHLKQLEAESIHIIREVAAEFDNPVMLYSIGKDSAVMLHLARKAFFPGKLPFPVMHVDTRWKFQEMYSFREKMVNEYGLDLITHINPDGVAQDMNPFTYGSAKHTDVMKTEGLKQALDQYGFDAAFGGARRDEEKSRAKERVYSFRDSKHRWDPKNQRPELWNVYNGNVKKGESIRVFPLSNWTELDIWQYIYLESIPIVPLYFAAEREVIEMNGALIMIDDERILEHLTPEQKASIHKKMVRFRTLGCYPLTGAVESTATSLPEIIQEMLLAKTSERQGRVIDHDSSGSMEEKKRQGYF, from the coding sequence ATGCTCGATAAACTGACCCACCTGAAACAGCTGGAGGCGGAAAGTATCCACATCATTCGTGAAGTGGCCGCCGAATTCGACAACCCGGTAATGCTCTATTCCATCGGTAAAGACTCCGCCGTGATGCTGCACCTGGCACGCAAGGCGTTTTTTCCGGGCAAGCTGCCGTTCCCGGTGATGCACGTTGATACGCGCTGGAAGTTTCAGGAGATGTATAGCTTCCGCGAGAAGATGGTCAACGAGTACGGCCTGGACCTGATCACCCACATCAATCCCGATGGTGTGGCGCAGGACATGAACCCCTTCACCTACGGCAGTGCCAAGCACACCGACGTGATGAAGACCGAGGGCCTCAAGCAGGCACTGGATCAGTACGGCTTCGACGCAGCCTTCGGTGGCGCGCGCCGCGACGAAGAAAAGTCCCGTGCCAAAGAGCGGGTGTACTCGTTCCGCGACAGCAAGCACCGCTGGGACCCGAAGAACCAGCGTCCCGAGCTGTGGAATGTATACAACGGCAACGTCAAAAAGGGCGAGTCGATCCGCGTATTCCCGCTGTCCAACTGGACTGAGTTGGATATCTGGCAGTACATCTACCTGGAAAGCATCCCGATCGTGCCGCTGTATTTCGCTGCCGAGCGCGAAGTGATCGAGATGAATGGTGCGCTGATCATGATCGACGACGAGCGCATTCTCGAGCACCTCACCCCCGAGCAAAAAGCCAGCATCCATAAAAAGATGGTGCGCTTCCGTACCCTCGGCTGCTACCCGTTGACGGGTGCGGTGGAGTCCACGGCAACCAGCTTGCCGGAGATTATTCAGGAAATGCTGTTGGCCAAGACCTCTGAGCGCCAAGGGCGAGTCATCGACCATGACTCATCCGGCTCGATGGAAGAGAAGAAACGTCAGGGCTATTTCTAA
- a CDS encoding DUF1043 family protein: MEQTLTAWLLPAITLVAGIAIGFLIARLAPNAAPSRTQRQLDEIQERFDTYQNEVVTHFNTTANLVKKLSQTQLDVQQHLSEGANRLALDELTRQRLLATLHTEDSGEKRERLKAPAHQEMPKDYAPKGADVPGMLDENYGLKKK, encoded by the coding sequence GTGGAACAGACGCTCACCGCCTGGCTGCTACCCGCCATTACCCTGGTAGCTGGCATTGCCATTGGCTTCCTGATTGCCCGCCTGGCACCCAATGCGGCCCCCAGCCGTACTCAACGCCAGCTGGACGAAATCCAAGAACGCTTCGACACCTACCAGAACGAGGTGGTCACCCACTTCAACACCACCGCCAATCTGGTGAAAAAGCTCAGCCAAACCCAGCTCGATGTGCAACAGCACCTGTCCGAAGGCGCTAATCGCCTGGCCCTCGACGAGCTGACCCGCCAACGCCTGCTGGCCACCTTGCATACGGAAGACAGTGGCGAGAAGCGCGAACGCCTGAAAGCCCCAGCCCACCAAGAGATGCCCAAGGACTACGCCCCGAAAGGCGCCGATGTACCCGGCATGCTGGATGAGAACTACGGCTTGAAGAAAAAGTAA
- the cysN gene encoding sulfate adenylyltransferase subunit CysN: MSHQSELISEDILAYLGQHERKELLRFLTCGNVDDGKSTLIGRLLHDSKMIYEDHLDAITKDSKKVGTTGEEVDLALLVDGLQAEREQGITIDVAYRYFSTTKRKFIIADTPGHEQYTRNMATGASNCDLAIILIDARYGVQTQTKRHSFIASLLGIKHIVIAVNKMDLKGFDQGVFEQIKADYLAFVEGIAFKPSSMHFVPMSALKGDNVVNKSEQSPWYTGQSLMEILETVEVAGDRNFDDLRFPVQYVNRPNLNFRGFAGTLASGIVRKGDEVIALPSGKGSKVKSIVTFEGELEQAGPGQAITITLEDEIDVSRGDMLVHGDNRPQVVDSFDAMLVWMAEEPMLPGKKYDIKRATSYVPGSIASIAHRVDVNTLEEGAASSLQLNEIGRVRLALDAPIALDGYAHNRTTGSFIVIDRLTNGTVGAGMIIAEPVGGNSGHHGPLAHVSTEERATRFGQQPATVLFSGLSGAGKSTLAYAVERKLFDSGRAVYVLDGQNLRHDLNKGLPQDRAGRTENWRRAAHVARQFNEAGLLTLAAFVAPDAEGREQAKALLGAERLITVYVQASPQVCAERDPQGLYAAGGDNIPGESFPYDVPLNADLVIDTQSLSVEESVKQVLALLRERGAI, translated from the coding sequence ATGTCGCATCAATCCGAATTGATCAGTGAGGACATCCTCGCCTATCTGGGCCAGCACGAGCGTAAAGAGCTGCTGCGCTTCCTTACCTGCGGCAACGTCGACGACGGCAAGAGCACCCTGATTGGTCGCCTGCTGCATGACTCCAAGATGATCTATGAAGACCATCTGGACGCCATCACCAAAGACTCGAAAAAAGTCGGCACCACCGGTGAAGAGGTCGACTTGGCGCTGCTGGTCGACGGCCTGCAGGCCGAGCGCGAGCAGGGCATCACCATCGATGTGGCTTACCGCTATTTCAGCACCACCAAGCGCAAATTCATCATTGCCGACACCCCCGGCCACGAGCAGTACACCCGCAACATGGCCACCGGTGCCTCCAACTGCGACCTGGCGATCATTCTCATCGACGCCCGTTACGGCGTGCAGACGCAGACCAAGCGCCACAGCTTTATTGCCTCGTTGCTGGGCATCAAGCACATCGTCATCGCGGTCAACAAGATGGACCTCAAAGGCTTCGATCAGGGCGTTTTTGAGCAGATCAAGGCCGATTATCTGGCGTTTGTCGAAGGCATTGCCTTCAAGCCAAGCTCGATGCACTTTGTGCCGATGTCGGCGCTGAAGGGCGACAACGTGGTCAACAAGAGCGAGCAGTCGCCTTGGTACACCGGTCAGTCGCTGATGGAAATTCTCGAAACTGTTGAAGTGGCGGGTGACCGTAACTTTGACGACCTGCGTTTCCCGGTGCAGTACGTCAACCGTCCGAACCTGAACTTCCGTGGTTTCGCCGGCACCCTGGCCAGCGGCATCGTGCGCAAGGGTGACGAAGTCATCGCGCTGCCGTCGGGCAAGGGCAGCAAGGTCAAATCGATTGTCACCTTTGAAGGTGAGCTGGAGCAGGCCGGTCCCGGTCAGGCCATTACCATCACCCTGGAAGACGAGATCGACGTCTCCCGTGGCGACATGCTGGTGCACGGCGACAACCGTCCACAGGTGGTCGACAGTTTCGACGCCATGTTGGTGTGGATGGCTGAAGAGCCGATGCTGCCGGGCAAGAAGTACGACATCAAGCGCGCCACCAGCTATGTGCCGGGCTCGATTGCCAGCATCGCCCACCGGGTGGATGTGAATACCCTGGAGGAAGGCGCGGCGAGCAGCTTGCAGCTCAACGAAATCGGCCGTGTGCGCCTCGCTCTGGATGCGCCGATCGCGCTGGACGGCTACGCACATAACCGCACCACCGGCTCGTTTATCGTCATCGACCGCCTGACCAACGGCACCGTCGGTGCCGGCATGATCATCGCCGAGCCGGTAGGCGGCAACAGCGGCCATCATGGTCCGCTGGCCCATGTGTCGACTGAAGAGCGTGCCACGCGCTTCGGCCAGCAGCCCGCCACCGTGTTGTTCAGCGGCCTGTCTGGTGCGGGCAAGAGCACCCTGGCCTATGCCGTGGAGCGCAAGCTGTTCGACTCCGGTCGCGCGGTGTATGTGCTGGATGGCCAGAACCTACGTCATGACCTGAACAAGGGCCTGCCGCAGGATCGTGCCGGGCGTACCGAGAACTGGCGGCGTGCCGCGCACGTGGCCCGGCAGTTCAACGAAGCTGGCCTGCTGACCCTGGCGGCTTTCGTTGCGCCGGATGCTGAAGGCCGTGAACAGGCCAAGGCGCTGCTGGGTGCCGAGCGGCTGATCACCGTGTATGTGCAGGCTTCGCCGCAAGTCTGCGCCGAGCGTGACCCGCAGGGCCTGTATGCGGCCGGTGGCGATAATATCCCGGGTGAGTCTTTCCCCTACGACGTGCCGCTGAATGCCGATCTGGTGATCGATACGCAGTCGCTGTCGGTGGAGGAAAGCGTCAAACAGGTGTTGGCACTGCTGCGTGAGCGTGGCGCGATCTAA
- a CDS encoding BolA family protein, whose protein sequence is MQALEVKSLLEAKLPETQVEVEGEGCNFQLNLISDELAALSPVKRQQQIYAHLNAWIADGSIHAVSMKFFSRADWAARS, encoded by the coding sequence ATGCAGGCCTTAGAAGTAAAAAGTCTCCTTGAGGCTAAATTGCCGGAAACCCAAGTGGAAGTTGAAGGCGAAGGCTGCAACTTTCAGCTGAACCTGATCAGTGATGAGTTGGCTGCCCTTAGCCCCGTCAAGCGTCAGCAGCAGATCTACGCCCACCTCAATGCCTGGATCGCTGATGGCAGCATCCATGCCGTGAGTATGAAATTCTTTAGCCGTGCCGATTGGGCCGCGCGCTCCTAG
- the hisG gene encoding ATP phosphoribosyltransferase produces MLTIALSKGRILDDTLPLLAAAGIEPTENPDKSRKLIIPTTLDDVRLLIVRATDVPTYVEHGAADLGVAGKDVLMEYGGQGLYEPLDLRIAQCKLMTAGAVGAPEPKGRLRVATKFVNVAKRYYAEQGRQVDIIKLYGSMELAPLVGLADKIIDVVDTGNTLRANGLEAQELIATISSRLVVNKASMKMQHARIQLLIDTLRDAVEARHPR; encoded by the coding sequence ATGCTGACTATTGCTCTCTCCAAAGGCCGGATTCTCGACGATACCTTGCCGTTGCTGGCCGCTGCAGGTATTGAACCAACTGAGAATCCGGACAAAAGTCGCAAGCTGATTATTCCGACCACGCTGGATGATGTGCGCCTGCTGATTGTGCGTGCCACCGATGTGCCGACCTATGTCGAGCATGGCGCGGCAGACCTCGGTGTAGCCGGTAAAGACGTGTTGATGGAATACGGCGGTCAGGGCTTATATGAGCCGCTGGATCTGCGTATTGCCCAGTGCAAGCTGATGACCGCCGGGGCCGTGGGCGCGCCTGAGCCGAAAGGCCGGCTGCGCGTGGCGACCAAGTTCGTCAACGTGGCCAAGCGTTATTACGCGGAGCAGGGCCGTCAGGTCGACATCATCAAACTGTACGGCTCGATGGAGTTGGCGCCGTTGGTGGGCTTGGCCGACAAGATCATCGACGTGGTCGATACCGGCAACACTTTGCGTGCCAATGGCCTGGAAGCTCAGGAACTGATCGCCACGATCAGCTCCCGGCTGGTGGTTAACAAGGCGTCGATGAAGATGCAGCATGCACGTATCCAGCTGTTGATCGACACCCTGCGTGATGCAGTCGAAGCACGACACCCTCGCTGA
- a CDS encoding Nif3-like dinuclear metal center hexameric protein, with protein MAIALATLVEEADRYLNAARISDYCPNGLQVEGRPQVRRIVSGVTASQALLDAAVEADADVVLVHHGYFWKGENPCVTGMKRRRLQTLLANDISLLAYHLPLDVHAEVGNNVQLAAQLGITVEGPLEPDNPRTVGLIGSLAEAMTAQDFAQHVQQVLGREPLLVEGDGMIRRVGWCTGGGQGYIDQAIAAGVDLYLTGEASEQTFHSARENAVSFIAAGHHATERYGVQALGDYLARRFAIEHLFIDCPNPI; from the coding sequence ATGGCCATTGCCCTGGCGACTCTGGTGGAAGAAGCCGATCGCTATCTTAACGCCGCGCGTATTAGCGATTACTGCCCCAATGGCTTACAGGTTGAAGGTCGGCCGCAGGTACGCCGCATCGTCAGTGGCGTCACCGCCAGCCAGGCGCTACTCGACGCCGCCGTCGAGGCCGATGCCGACGTGGTGCTGGTGCACCATGGTTATTTTTGGAAAGGCGAAAACCCCTGCGTCACCGGGATGAAGCGTCGCCGCCTGCAAACCCTGCTGGCTAACGACATCAGTCTGCTGGCCTATCACCTGCCGCTCGATGTGCACGCCGAAGTCGGTAATAACGTGCAGCTGGCCGCCCAGCTGGGTATCACCGTGGAAGGCCCGCTGGAGCCCGATAATCCGCGTACCGTGGGCCTGATTGGCTCGCTTGCTGAGGCCATGACCGCGCAGGACTTCGCGCAGCATGTGCAGCAGGTGCTCGGCCGCGAACCGCTGTTGGTCGAAGGCGATGGCATGATCCGCCGCGTGGGCTGGTGCACGGGCGGTGGTCAGGGCTATATCGATCAGGCCATCGCGGCCGGGGTCGACCTGTATTTGACCGGAGAAGCCTCTGAGCAAACCTTCCATAGCGCCCGCGAAAACGCCGTCAGCTTTATCGCCGCCGGCCATCACGCCACCGAGCGTTACGGCGTGCAGGCGCTGGGCGATTATCTGGCGCGGCGCTTTGCCATCGAGCACCTGTTTATTGATTGTCCCAACCCTATCTGA
- a CDS encoding alpha/beta fold hydrolase, which yields MLTRETPMMIAGPSGQLEALWLDTPDARGVALICHPNPVQGGTMLNKVVSTLQRTARDSGLATLRFNYRGVGASAGSHDMASGEVDDAEAVAHWLRQQYPDLPLTLLGFSFGGFVAAALGARLEAQGVTLNKLFMVAPAVHRLREETPPASNCPLILIQPEDDEVIDPQVVYQWSAALGRAHELLKVAECGHFFHGKLTDLKDLLLPRL from the coding sequence TTGCTCACCCGCGAAACCCCCATGATGATTGCTGGCCCCAGCGGCCAACTCGAAGCCCTGTGGCTGGACACCCCCGATGCCCGTGGCGTGGCGCTGATCTGCCACCCCAATCCGGTGCAAGGCGGCACCATGCTCAACAAGGTAGTTTCCACCTTGCAGCGCACTGCTCGTGACAGTGGCTTGGCCACCTTACGCTTCAATTACCGCGGTGTTGGTGCCAGCGCCGGCAGCCACGACATGGCCAGCGGCGAGGTGGATGATGCCGAGGCTGTGGCGCATTGGCTGCGCCAACAATATCCTGATTTGCCGTTGACCCTGCTGGGCTTCTCCTTCGGTGGCTTTGTCGCTGCCGCACTGGGTGCGCGCCTGGAGGCGCAAGGTGTGACGCTCAATAAGCTGTTTATGGTGGCCCCGGCGGTGCATCGGCTGCGCGAGGAAACACCACCGGCGAGCAACTGCCCGCTGATCCTGATCCAGCCTGAAGACGACGAGGTGATCGACCCGCAGGTGGTTTACCAGTGGTCGGCGGCACTCGGGCGTGCCCATGAGCTGCTGAAAGTGGCAGAATGCGGCCACTTTTTTCACGGCAAGCTGACGGACCTCAAAGATCTGTTACTGCCGCGTCTTTGA